A single genomic interval of Megalobrama amblycephala isolate DHTTF-2021 linkage group LG17, ASM1881202v1, whole genome shotgun sequence harbors:
- the mterf4 gene encoding LOW QUALITY PROTEIN: transcription termination factor 4, mitochondrial (The sequence of the model RefSeq protein was modified relative to this genomic sequence to represent the inferred CDS: inserted 1 base in 1 codon), with product MQRTVTLYQIDSMVQWMWRWRVCPVAVSRGHMPFCTTQQEPHQANPSHTSQVTHRPVTQLTLCSLLEMGFSETQAEEMHEGAMKSRGKHVPSVLTALFILGLNPSSILKIMQKCPEVYSLKGADLQQRVNHLRKMGLVEGSLQRMISHYPKVMVLPIKRVNMVSRLLREKCLFTVQQVTDILRESPEVLEEDLAQLEYKFQYAYFRMGVRQAEMVKAKLFRLSLSELRCRHCFLERRGLYQTPDKKGQTLIANPXLKDVLCVSEETYLTQVAMATVEEYHVFHKLMAREQEEEGKEDEYSSDEDEELGEDKCNDDDDGQHRRKHLWNTGYKKDRK from the exons ATGCAGCGAACTGTGACTTTGTATCAAATAGATTCC ATGGTGCAGTGGATGTGGAGATGGCGTGTTTGTCCTGTGGCTGTGAGCAGAGGTCATATGCCATTCTGCACCACACAACAAGAGCCCCATCAAGCAAATCCATCTCACACCAGTCAGGTCACCCACAGACCTGTGACCCAGCTCACCCTGTGCTCTTTGCTCGAGATGGGCTTCTCAGAAACTCAAGCCGAGGAGATGCATGAAGGTGCAATGAAGAGCCGTGGGAAACATGTTCCATCTGTTCTGACAGCACTGTTTATCCTAGGATTAAATCCGTCCAGTATCCTGAAAATAATGCAGAAGTGTCCAGAGGTATACTCACTGAAAGGTGCAGACTTACAGCAACGTGTCAATCATCTGAGGAAGATGGGATTGGTAGAAG GCAGTCTGCAGAGGATGATCAGTCACTACCCCAAGGTCATGGTCCTGCCAATCAAGAGGGTAAACATGGTGTCCCGATTGCTCAGGGAGAAATGCCTCTTCACCGTCCAACAGGTCACAGACATCCTCAGAGAATCACCTGAGGTTTTGGAGGAGGATTTGGCCCAGCTGGAGTATAAATTTCAG TATGCATATTTCCGTATGGGTGTTCGGCAGGCAGAGATGGTGAAGGCGAAGCTGTTCAGGTTGTCTCTGTCTGAGCTGCGGTGTCGTCACTGTTTTCTGGAGCGGAGGGGACTGTACCAGACGCCCGACAAGAAGGGCCAAACACTCATCGCCAACC CGCTCAAAGACGTCCTCTGCGTCTCTGAGGAAACCTACCTGACGCAAGTCGCCATGGCAACTGTAGAGgagtaccatgtttttcacAAACTGATGGCAAGAGAACAGGAGGAAGAAGGAAAGGAGGATGAGTACAGCAGTGACGAGGATGAGGAGTTAGGGGAGGATAAATGTAATGACGATGATGACGGACAGCACAGGAGGAAGCATCTCTGGAACACTGGTTACAAGAAGGACAGGAAATGA
- the LOC125251339 gene encoding probable G-protein coupled receptor 148: MVFLFSVGREAVYVLHRSSLSIPRSNSSSPQSFLSIVWHWTLNMTESFINISVDWYNIMESKHMDLFLIPTVLLTSVTMLVNPVLSLCILCFPSLRQETRYLLLANTLFADMLFLTVNLAMVSCNSVGLKMPYTLCKFMMVSMVMTYSCSVLTVTLMVVDTYVAVRWPLRYKDILPPSRAKKIIMSLWVMAAVCPVSLLVMFEVVMGRNQQSCPLCLVLIALHSLEQKMKVGVHLYFIIAVSLCTALIVYCYIHLYIITKTSGIWRSRYSRARMTLLAHTLLLMMYFVPALVFAVELALLKRETKDDLGVWIELVNMCVLMLLPRCCTPYLYILRYREIYETVQQVLWKKRHQSQRSAA; this comes from the coding sequence ATggtttttctgttttctgtaggtAGAGAAGCTGTATATGTGCTCCACCGTTCCAGTCTCAGCATACCGAGGAGCAATAGTTCTTCACCCCAAAGTTTTCTCTCAATAGTGTGGCATTGGACTCTAAATATGACCGAGTCTTTCATTAACATCTCTGTGGATTGGTACAACATAATGGAAAGCAAACACATGGATCTGTTCCTCATCCCCACGGTTCTGCTAACCTCTGTCACAATGCTGGTCAACCCCGTTCTGTCCCTCTGCATACTGTGCTTTCCTTCGCTACGTCAAGAGACCCGCTACCTGCTCCTCGCGAACACGCTCTTCGCCGACATGCTTTTCCTGACCGTAAACCTTGCGATGGTCTCCTGCAACTCTGTGGGACTGAAAATGCCCTACACGCTGTGTAAGTTTATGATGGTGAGCATGGTGATGACGTACAGCTGCTCTGTGCTCACCGTCACACTGATGGTCGTCGACACGTATGTGGCTGTACGTTGGCCTTTACGTTACAAAGATATTCTCCCGCCATCTCGGGCCAAGAAGATAATCATGAGCCTTTGGGTGATGGCCGCAGTGTGTCCAGTCTCTTTGCTAGTGATGTTTGAGGTGGTGATGGGCAGGAACCAGCAGAGCTGTCCGTTGTGTTTGGTGTTAATTGCACTGCACTCATTGGAACAGAAAATGAAGGTTGGCGTTCATTTGTACTTCATCATTGCCGTCAGCCTCTGCACTGCTCTCATCGTGTACTGTTACATACATCTCTACATCATCACCAAGACTTCTGGGATATGGCGTAGTCGGTATTCCCGGGCGCGTATGACGCTTTTGGCACACACTCTGTTGCTCATGATGTATTTTGTACCTGCGCTGGTCTTTGCTGTCGAGCTGGCTCTTTTAAAGCGAGAAACCAAGGATGATTTGGGAGTGTGGATTGAGTTGGTGAATATGTGCGTACTGATGTTGTTGCCACGCTGTTGCACTCCTTACCTGTACATATTGCGCTATCGCGAGATTTACGAGACTGTCCAGCAGGTGTTGTGGAAGAAGAGACACCAGAGTCAGAGGAGTGCAGCCTAG
- the LOC125250152 gene encoding probable G-protein coupled receptor 148 — MKTLMEGKSELFYLAAEDLFLSLLCSFGNWYNKSGRAEIHRRSSNFSNSSESQAEMFAHEWHGFIPPCHMKVLQMCPILAFLAILLTTPVLLVRIMSRVDLRQQTRYLLLANLLFSDLLFVCMNILSACINLAGVLMTEWPCAVLLFLSAVLYSSGVLSITAMVLDTCFAVLSPLRYLAVWPVSRTYGAVAAIWAVSVFIPAAAIGMFLWYHSTGPCALHICSLPLLMVLTVSHFRPLHVSMLLTVTSILLILLLVLSGYLILYFCTRSSGVWKGQASSRAKGTFFIHYLHLFLAFCPLLVLMIELMLCHNSETLDLRANLWMSLVVCNILLILPKALAPYLYGLRYRELCGVLFQFFRLNRPRTITPVL, encoded by the coding sequence ATGAAAACTCTGATGGAGGGAAAGTCTGAGCTTTTCTACCTAGCTGCAGAAGACCTTTTTTTATCTCTGCTTTGTTCATTTGGCAATTGGTACAACAAGTCTGGTCGAGCTGAGATTCACAGACGTTCCTCTAATTTTTCGAACTCCTCTGAAAGCCAAGCGGAGATGTTTGCGCACGAGTGGCATGGATTCATCCCTCCCTGCCACATGAAAGTGCTTCAGATGTGCCCCATTTTGGCCTTCCTGGCCATTTTGCTGACCACTCCGGTTCTTCTAGTACGTATCATGTCCCGCGTCGATCTGCGGCAGCAGACGCGATACCTCCTCCTGGCCAATCTTCTCTTCAGCGACCTACTCTTTGTTTGCATGAACATCCTGAGTGCCTGCATCAATTTAGCTGGTGTGTTGATGACAGAGTGGCCGTGCGCCGTGCTGCTCTTCCTATCTGCGGTACTATACAGTTCTGGCGTACTAAGTATTACAGCAATGGTGCTGGATACCTGCTTTGCCGTGTTATCACCTCTTCGCTACCTGGCAGTGTGGCCTGTGTCACGAACCTACGGAGCGGTCGCTGCCATCTGGGCCGTCTCAGTCTTTATCCCTGCGGCAGCTATTGGCATGTTTTTGTGGTACCACAGTACGGGTCCCTGCGCCCTCCACATCTGCTCCCTGCCTTTGCTCATGGTTTTGACTGTAAGCCACTTTcgcccactccatgtctccatGCTGCTGACGGTCACCAGTATTCTTCTCATCCTTCTCCTGGTGTTGTCCGGTTACCTCATCCTCTACTTTTGCACGCGTAGCTCGGGCGTGTGGAAGGGCCAGGCCTCGTCCCGAGCTAAAGGAACATTTTTCATCCATTATCTTCACCTGTTCCTGGCTTTCTGTCCCCTGCTGGTTTTGATGATTGAGCTGATGCTTTGCCACAATAGTGAGACTCTGGACCTCAGAGCAAACCTGTGGATGTCCCTGGTGGTGTGTAACATCTTACTCATCCTGCCCAAAGCCTTAGCTCCATACCTGTACGGGCTCCGCTATAGAGAACTGTGCGGTGTGCTGTTCCAGTTCTTTCGGCTGAATAGACCAAGAACTATCACACCTGTACTATAA